Proteins encoded together in one Telopea speciosissima isolate NSW1024214 ecotype Mountain lineage chromosome 6, Tspe_v1, whole genome shotgun sequence window:
- the LOC122665841 gene encoding APO protein 1, chloroplastic-like: MASVSLSFSVSLTTRLGVERTTTQKQTHSTCRNQWLHLNVLTTSRTFLCVSEGLRPDPVVKKQEVYPQNVDLPPILPKNKKKPYPIPLKKIQQAARADKKIAEMGKEKPLKPPKNGILVPDLIPVAYDVLEAWKILIKGLGQLLHVVPVYGCSDCSEVHVGQTGHNIQDCHGPGSQKRRSFHSWVKGSINDVLLPVESYHLYDPFGRRIKHETRFDYDRIPAVVELCIQAGVDLPGYPSRRRNEPIRMFGKKVIDRGGFVEEPKPCQSRDSYPLMELDTFGDHVMRFSPLAASDVSKIAQETLNAYEKVRWGVRKLMRKYPVKACGYCSEVHVGPWGHNAKLCGAFKHQWRDGKHGWQDATVDEVVPPNYVWHVQDPKGPPLIGLLKQFYGKAPAVVEMCMHAGAEVPDKYKPMMRLDIVVPASDEARLAA, translated from the exons TGTAGGAATCAATGGCTTCATCTCAATGTGCTCACAACATCAAGAACCTTCCTTTGTGTTAGTGAGGGGCTCAGACCAGATCCGGTGGTCAAGAAACAGGAAGTGTATCCACAGAATGTGGATCTTCCACCCATACtgccaaagaacaagaaaaaacctTACCCAATCCCACTCAAAAAGATCCAGCAGGCAGCAAGGGCTGACAAAAAAATTGCTGAAATGGGAAAAGAGAAGCCTCTTAAGCCTCCAAAGAATGGAATACTTGTGCCTGATCTGATTCCTGTTGCTTATGATGTATTGGAGGCCTGGAAAATTCTGATAAAGGGCCTGGGGCAGCTTTTACATGTTGTTCCTGTCTATGGTTGCAG TGACTGCTCTGAAGTCCATGTGGGCCAGACAGGTCATAATATCCAGGACTGCCATGGCCCAGGCAGTCAAAAACGCAGAAGTTTCCACTCATGGGTCAAAGGTTCTATCAATGATGTTCTTCTTCCTGTTGAATCATACCACCTTTATGACCCTTTTGGTCGGAGAATAAAGCATGAGACCAGGTTTGACTATGACAGGATTCCAGCTGTTGTGGAGCTGTGCATCCAAGCAGGGGTTGATTTACCAGGATATCCTTCACGTAGAAGAAACGAACCCATTAGAATGTTTGGGAAGAAAGTGATCGACCGAGGTGGATTTGTTGAGGAGCCAAAACCATGCCAATCTAGAGACTCTTACCCACTCATGGAACTTGATACATTTGGGGATCATGTTATGCGTTTTTCACCTCTTGCAGCATCTGATGTTTCAAAAATTGCACAGGAGACTCTCAATGCGTACGAGAAGGTGAGATGGGGTGTGAGGAAGTTGATGAGGAAATATCCAGTGAAGGCATGTGGGTATTGCTCTGAGGTTCATGTTGGACCATGGGGGCACAATGCAAAGCTTTGTGGTGCATTTAAGCACCAGTGGAGAGATGGGAAACATGGTTGGCAGGATGCAACTGTAGATGAAGTTGTCCCACCAAATTATGTATGGCATGTGCAGGATCCAAAGGGACCCCCATTGATAGGTTTGCTGAAGCAGTTCTATGGTAAGGCTCCGGCTGTTGTAGAAATGTGCATGCATGCAGGTGCAGAAGTCCCTGATAAGTACAAGCCCATGATGAGGCTTGACATCGTGGTTCCGGCCTCTGATGAAGCTCGTTTAGCCGCATAA